In Armatimonadota bacterium, one genomic interval encodes:
- a CDS encoding ATP-binding cassette domain-containing protein: MILSERASLRYEDHGREVFACRDLDLQIESKEFVGILGPSGSGKSSLLYLLSGLKTPTSGRITYDGQCLAAMPEVERSRLRLREFGFVFQQPFLLGYLSALENVVLASPPKGRAVAAGPAPMNRGFVPAQAEFSQRSQGSAADAEGVSGRSVAANSPEERARELLEVLGLGGKAHRLPHELSVGERQRVCVARALLGDPKVIFADEPTAALDHKTGEQVVALLNEHRGEGSLVMVTHDESMLSAADRVLRIVEGRLVDP, encoded by the coding sequence TTGATCCTATCGGAGAGGGCCAGCCTTCGGTACGAGGATCACGGGCGGGAGGTCTTCGCCTGCCGCGATCTGGATCTTCAGATCGAGAGCAAGGAGTTCGTCGGCATCCTTGGACCCTCAGGCTCTGGAAAGTCTTCGCTTCTCTACCTGCTCAGTGGGCTCAAGACGCCAACCTCCGGGAGGATCACCTACGACGGGCAATGCCTGGCAGCTATGCCGGAGGTCGAGCGAAGCCGCTTGAGGCTGAGGGAGTTTGGCTTCGTATTTCAGCAGCCGTTCTTGCTGGGTTACTTGAGTGCGCTTGAGAACGTCGTGTTGGCGTCCCCTCCAAAGGGGAGGGCCGTAGCCGCCGGGCCTGCCCCGATGAATCGGGGTTTCGTACCGGCGCAGGCGGAGTTCTCGCAGAGGTCGCAGGGTAGCGCAGCGGATGCCGAGGGGGTGTCTGGGCGCTCCGTGGCGGCGAATTCACCAGAGGAACGGGCGCGTGAACTCCTCGAAGTCCTTGGCTTGGGCGGGAAAGCACACCGGCTGCCCCACGAGCTCAGCGTCGGCGAGCGTCAAAGGGTCTGTGTGGCGAGGGCGCTTCTGGGGGACCCCAAGGTGATTTTCGCCGACGAGCCCACCGCCGCCCTCGACCACAAGACCGGGGAACAGGTCGTGGCGCTCCTGAACGAGCACCGGGGTGAGGGGTCGCTGGTGATGGTGACGCACGACGAGTCGATGCTCTCCGCCGCCGACCGGGTTCTGAGGATTGTGGAGGGGAGATTGGTAGATCCTTGA
- a CDS encoding ABC transporter permease: MSARRITSKPLAPSTYLFRNWGRTVPLVAVILLAVLLIAGIVAMMDSIPLSIRTTYSYSKFMLAVSTRGDVTSLPKIRRGIETHAPVPIDRVLTCRATSAVVKSIVGKWPFAVLGLAPDDLRYYLERVGMTELKGRYPEAGMPECVISEPVATNLKLKIGDALLSPTERERYSPYAVKVVGIAKTQSWVMLADTTYLQLNHLPPLEYLLVFAGNRVDQEKLDRWAERAFKGERVQLYAYHLLEKDTREMFNTLYKILDLVIGILVLVITVMMAMLMNIYQSQRLVEFGLLQAIGYTRRQLLSRMFRETLWVMLGGWVLGVLGAYGMLNAIKAVVMDPNAYALDVLNQGAFIYTIPVPVAVLLAGTTTVFLRFRKFDPVAIVERRLV; the protein is encoded by the coding sequence ATGTCCGCCCGACGCATCACCTCCAAACCGCTTGCGCCGAGCACCTATCTCTTTCGAAATTGGGGCCGGACGGTTCCCCTGGTCGCCGTTATCTTGCTCGCGGTGCTGCTGATCGCGGGGATCGTCGCGATGATGGATTCCATCCCGCTCTCCATCCGAACCACCTACAGCTACTCCAAATTCATGCTGGCCGTGAGTACGCGCGGCGACGTTACCTCTCTTCCCAAGATCCGGAGGGGAATTGAGACGCACGCGCCGGTACCCATCGATCGAGTTCTGACCTGCAGGGCCACCAGCGCTGTGGTCAAGAGCATCGTGGGCAAGTGGCCCTTTGCCGTACTGGGTTTGGCTCCCGACGACCTTCGCTACTACCTCGAAAGGGTGGGGATGACCGAGCTCAAGGGGCGGTACCCGGAAGCCGGCATGCCCGAGTGCGTGATCAGCGAGCCGGTGGCAACCAACCTCAAGCTCAAGATCGGAGACGCTCTCTTGAGCCCCACCGAGAGGGAGCGCTATTCGCCGTATGCGGTCAAGGTGGTCGGCATCGCGAAAACTCAAAGCTGGGTCATGCTCGCCGACACCACCTACCTCCAGCTCAACCACCTCCCGCCCCTTGAGTACCTCCTTGTGTTCGCGGGCAATCGTGTAGACCAGGAGAAGCTCGACCGCTGGGCGGAACGGGCCTTCAAGGGCGAGCGGGTGCAGCTCTACGCCTATCATCTTCTGGAGAAGGACACCCGCGAGATGTTCAACACGCTCTACAAGATCCTCGACCTCGTTATCGGGATCTTGGTGCTCGTGATTACGGTGATGATGGCAATGCTGATGAACATCTACCAGTCGCAGCGGCTGGTGGAGTTTGGGTTGCTGCAAGCCATTGGCTACACCCGGAGGCAGCTCTTGAGCCGGATGTTTCGCGAGACCCTGTGGGTGATGCTGGGAGGTTGGGTGCTGGGTGTTCTTGGCGCGTACGGGATGCTCAACGCGATCAAGGCTGTCGTGATGGACCCCAATGCCTATGCGCTGGATGTGCTGAACCAGGGCGCCTTTATATACACGATCCCCGTCCCTGTTGCCGTGTTGCTGGCGGGAACCACGACGGTGTTCCTTCGGTTTCGCAAGTTCGACCCGGTGGCCATCGTTGAAAGGAGGCTCGTTTGA
- the hslU gene encoding ATP-dependent protease ATPase subunit HslU — protein MSLPIEDLTPRQIVAALDKYIVGQDAAKRAVAVALRNRYRRQQLPQEEREDILPKNILMIGPTGVGKTEIARRLAQLARAPFVKVEATKFTEVGYVGRDVESMIRDLAAAAVRLVEREKIEAIRPEAERRALETLADLLVDASPDRPKKRKRPAELDNPIVKQAFAIFGSKMQDDYPEEDEEVDSESYEEAEKRRAALRKRLLKQLQGKALDDKVVEVEVEEPSSPFVQVFSPQGLEEMGLDVGGMSSPFQSRRSTRKVTVAEAKEVLFQQEAQKMVDRQGVHREAVQRAEQTGIVFIDEIDKVAGKSGGSGPDVSREGVQRDMLPIIEGSTVASKFGPVRTDHILFICAGAFHMSKPSDLIPELQGRLPIRVELENLTEDDFRRILREPQNALTTQYSKLLKADGVSLTFTEKALDEIARIAVEVNSKTENIGARRLHTVMERLLEDLMFDAPEGAAKKVEIDDAKVRERLAKLSQDVDLSRYIL, from the coding sequence ATGTCGCTCCCCATTGAAGACCTGACCCCAAGGCAGATTGTCGCGGCCCTCGACAAGTACATCGTCGGGCAAGATGCCGCCAAGCGTGCCGTGGCAGTCGCCCTGCGCAATCGCTACCGTCGCCAGCAGCTCCCCCAGGAAGAACGGGAGGATATTCTGCCCAAAAACATCCTGATGATCGGCCCCACGGGCGTCGGAAAGACCGAAATCGCCCGGCGCCTTGCCCAGCTCGCGCGCGCGCCATTCGTCAAGGTCGAGGCCACCAAGTTCACCGAGGTCGGCTATGTAGGCCGCGATGTGGAATCCATGATTCGCGACCTTGCCGCAGCAGCGGTAAGGCTCGTTGAACGAGAGAAGATCGAGGCGATCCGCCCCGAAGCCGAGCGCCGTGCTCTTGAGACGCTTGCCGACCTGCTGGTGGACGCCTCTCCCGATCGGCCAAAGAAGCGCAAGCGTCCGGCGGAGCTGGACAACCCGATCGTCAAGCAGGCCTTCGCCATCTTTGGCTCCAAGATGCAGGACGACTATCCGGAAGAGGATGAGGAAGTCGATTCCGAAAGCTATGAGGAAGCCGAAAAGCGTAGAGCCGCGCTTCGTAAGCGGCTGCTCAAGCAGCTTCAGGGCAAGGCGCTTGATGACAAGGTCGTCGAGGTGGAGGTCGAGGAGCCGAGCAGCCCGTTTGTGCAGGTGTTCAGTCCGCAAGGGCTGGAGGAGATGGGCCTGGATGTGGGAGGGATGTCGAGTCCTTTCCAGTCGCGCCGTTCGACTCGAAAGGTGACGGTCGCCGAAGCCAAGGAGGTTTTGTTCCAGCAGGAAGCCCAGAAGATGGTGGACCGGCAGGGCGTGCATCGGGAGGCCGTGCAGCGCGCCGAGCAGACAGGCATCGTGTTCATCGACGAGATTGACAAGGTGGCGGGGAAGTCGGGCGGATCGGGGCCGGATGTGAGCCGCGAGGGCGTGCAGCGCGACATGCTGCCGATCATCGAAGGTTCGACGGTGGCCAGCAAGTTTGGGCCGGTGCGGACGGACCACATCTTGTTCATCTGCGCCGGGGCGTTCCACATGAGCAAGCCAAGCGACTTGATCCCGGAATTGCAGGGCCGGCTGCCGATCCGTGTGGAGCTTGAGAACCTCACGGAAGACGATTTCCGGCGGATCCTGCGCGAGCCGCAGAACGCCCTGACCACCCAATATTCGAAGCTGTTGAAGGCCGACGGGGTCTCGCTGACGTTCACGGAGAAGGCCCTCGATGAGATCGCGCGGATCGCAGTGGAGGTGAACAGCAAGACCGAGAACATCGGGGCGCGGCGGCTTCACACCGTCATGGAGCGGCTGCTGGAGGACCTGATGTTCGACGCTCCCGAGGGCGCGGCGAAGAAGGTGGAGATCGACGACGCGAAGGTTCGCGAGCGGCTGGCGAAGCTATCCCAGGACGTCGATTTGAGCCGGTATATCCTCTGA
- a CDS encoding 5'-nucleotidase C-terminal domain-containing protein, whose amino-acid sequence MKARVCALLILLIASAIGLGQAVSGSQGKGPESDAYGPGQNVADILREVAGADGAFIAAAMLDPKKHQADDLSKLLVYPTDGVVIVSLTGSQVRQAFERSLSLYPQPYWGFLQISGFEVVFNPEGAANQRVKSITASGQRLDDLKNYQVAMPIGLARGGYGYFKIWNEQKIVSTVADMTVEKAAAGKKAADTKPRWVAQSSSF is encoded by the coding sequence TTGAAAGCCCGCGTTTGTGCCCTCTTGATCCTGCTGATCGCTTCGGCGATCGGCTTGGGGCAGGCTGTTTCTGGAAGCCAGGGCAAGGGGCCGGAATCGGATGCCTACGGTCCCGGCCAGAATGTCGCGGACATCTTGCGGGAGGTTGCAGGCGCGGATGGCGCGTTCATCGCGGCGGCGATGCTCGACCCCAAAAAGCACCAAGCCGATGATCTTTCCAAGCTTTTGGTCTATCCCACCGACGGCGTTGTGATCGTTTCGCTCACGGGCAGCCAGGTTCGGCAGGCGTTCGAGCGTTCGCTGTCGCTCTATCCTCAGCCCTACTGGGGGTTCCTCCAGATTTCGGGCTTTGAGGTCGTATTCAACCCCGAAGGGGCGGCCAACCAGCGCGTGAAGTCGATCACGGCGAGCGGACAGCGCCTGGACGACCTCAAAAACTATCAGGTCGCGATGCCCATCGGGCTCGCTCGCGGCGGGTACGGTTATTTCAAAATATGGAACGAGCAAAAGATCGTCTCAACCGTCGCGGACATGACCGTCGAGAAGGCGGCCGCAGGAAAGAAAGCCGCCGATACGAAGCCGCGTTGGGTGGCTCAGTCGTCCTCGTTCTAG
- a CDS encoding flagellar biosynthesis anti-sigma factor FlgM, with protein MRISDAEVQRILQKQASLVADIDSIADGIDEPTYEIDPQFVKELARRVNEMPDREDFITELKARIDAGTYNPTADEIAEAMIRRTIADRVR; from the coding sequence ATGCGCATATCAGACGCCGAAGTACAACGTATCCTGCAAAAGCAGGCCTCTCTCGTTGCCGACATCGACTCGATCGCCGACGGGATCGACGAACCCACCTATGAGATCGACCCCCAGTTCGTGAAGGAGCTGGCGCGCCGCGTCAACGAGATGCCGGACCGAGAAGACTTCATCACCGAACTGAAAGCCCGGATCGACGCTGGGACCTATAACCCCACTGCGGACGAAATCGCCGAAGCGATGATCCGAAGGACGATTGCGGATCGGGTGCGGTGA
- a CDS encoding MinD/ParA family protein has protein sequence MKTIAITSGKGGVGKTSISTNLGITLSQSGKRVVLFDADLGLANLDVMLGTKPAHTLEQVLAGQVRLIESMAEGPAGVKFIAGGSGVESLVNLDQRHLNTFLSELSDLEAQTDFLIFDTGAGIDQNVMAFLQAADEVLLVVTPDPSSMVDAYATAKVLWGHTPNAKVRVIVNLATDESEARSVYAKLYSIANQFLGKSFDMAGFVRMDPQAAACTRQRKPFALANPTGAASRDVARLAAAVAGTASQAPAQKTSLADRFLGVFGFGAKRAA, from the coding sequence ATGAAAACGATTGCGATTACGAGCGGCAAGGGCGGCGTCGGCAAGACCAGCATCTCCACGAACCTCGGCATCACGCTTTCTCAGTCGGGGAAGCGCGTCGTACTCTTCGACGCGGACCTCGGCCTTGCGAACCTCGACGTCATGCTTGGCACGAAGCCTGCCCACACCCTGGAGCAGGTGCTCGCAGGGCAGGTGCGGCTCATCGAATCCATGGCGGAAGGCCCAGCCGGCGTCAAATTCATCGCGGGAGGCTCGGGCGTCGAGTCCTTGGTCAACCTGGACCAACGGCACCTCAACACCTTCTTGAGCGAGCTCAGCGATCTTGAAGCTCAGACGGACTTCTTGATCTTCGACACCGGCGCCGGGATCGACCAGAATGTCATGGCCTTTCTGCAGGCCGCAGACGAGGTCTTGCTGGTGGTCACACCAGACCCGAGCAGCATGGTGGACGCCTATGCCACCGCGAAGGTTCTCTGGGGCCATACGCCGAACGCGAAGGTCCGAGTGATCGTGAACTTGGCGACGGACGAATCGGAGGCCCGATCGGTATACGCCAAGCTTTACTCCATCGCGAACCAATTTTTGGGCAAGTCGTTCGACATGGCGGGCTTCGTGCGGATGGACCCTCAGGCCGCCGCCTGCACACGGCAGAGAAAGCCTTTTGCGCTGGCGAACCCGACCGGCGCGGCCTCTCGCGACGTGGCGCGCCTCGCCGCCGCCGTGGCGGGAACCGCAAGCCAGGCGCCCGCTCAGAAGACGAGCCTGGCCGACAGGTTCCTCGGCGTGTTCGGGTTCGGCGCGAAGCGCGCGGCCTAG
- a CDS encoding M28 family peptidase: MGGSVVLVLAAAVFLGAACGATPASSKGITPAPGQPSGEFSTESEFNFPAGQAPPKPKIDYAFDQKKAWDHLIKQCDFGPRVPGTEQHKKCRDFIQDELKKSCGNVRLQELTHKWSEDGKTYTMWNILGEQNWKDAKVRVVLLAHWDTRPHAPYDAVEANQKKPILGANDGASGVAVLLELARAMKDRLPKDLGVLFLMTDGEDLGPELEEMFIGAKYFAKNLPNPKPHYGILLDMIGDRDLAVPVEPNSYNNATDLVQTFYRVVRNAGFSAAFPSRWGPTIEDDHLPLIEAGVPTMDLIDFDYGPNHSWWHSTADTPDKCSANSLGTIGKALETWLLQSPVWKRASW, translated from the coding sequence TTGGGTGGCTCAGTCGTCCTCGTTCTAGCGGCTGCGGTCTTTCTGGGTGCTGCCTGCGGCGCCACGCCTGCCTCGTCGAAAGGCATCACGCCCGCCCCTGGCCAGCCATCAGGCGAGTTTTCAACGGAGTCCGAGTTCAATTTCCCCGCCGGACAGGCTCCCCCCAAACCCAAGATCGACTATGCCTTCGATCAGAAGAAGGCTTGGGACCACCTGATCAAACAGTGCGATTTCGGCCCGCGCGTGCCCGGAACCGAGCAGCACAAGAAGTGCCGCGACTTCATTCAGGACGAACTCAAGAAGTCGTGTGGTAACGTGCGCCTGCAGGAGCTGACCCACAAATGGTCCGAAGACGGGAAGACCTACACGATGTGGAACATCCTCGGCGAGCAGAATTGGAAGGACGCCAAGGTGCGAGTCGTTTTGCTGGCGCACTGGGACACTCGGCCGCACGCCCCCTATGACGCCGTCGAAGCGAACCAAAAGAAGCCGATCCTTGGCGCGAACGATGGTGCGAGCGGTGTCGCCGTGCTGCTGGAACTGGCGAGGGCGATGAAGGATCGGTTGCCCAAGGACCTTGGAGTTCTCTTTCTGATGACCGACGGCGAGGACCTCGGACCCGAGCTTGAGGAGATGTTCATCGGCGCCAAGTACTTTGCCAAGAACTTGCCAAACCCGAAGCCACACTACGGAATTCTGCTCGACATGATCGGGGACAGGGACCTTGCGGTTCCAGTCGAGCCGAACAGCTACAACAACGCGACCGACCTCGTTCAAACGTTTTATCGCGTGGTGCGGAATGCAGGATTCTCGGCGGCGTTTCCAAGCCGTTGGGGACCGACGATCGAGGATGACCACCTCCCGCTGATCGAGGCCGGGGTGCCGACGATGGACCTCATCGACTTCGACTACGGCCCGAACCACTCGTGGTGGCATTCGACGGCCGATACTCCCGACAAGTGCTCGGCGAACTCGCTCGGCACCATCGGGAAGGCTCTGGAAACCTGGCTGCTTCAGTCGCCGGTCTGGAAACGGGCGTCCTGGTAG
- a CDS encoding DUF4926 domain-containing protein → MSKGHRIKELDRVVLTKALPEHGLVAGDVGTVVLIHRGSAGYEVEFVALDGETVAVATVSASQVRSILPKELSHARSYVGASG, encoded by the coding sequence ATGTCGAAAGGTCATCGAATTAAGGAGTTGGATCGGGTGGTGCTGACCAAAGCACTGCCCGAACACGGCTTGGTGGCAGGCGACGTGGGGACTGTCGTGCTCATCCATCGGGGCAGCGCTGGCTACGAGGTCGAGTTCGTTGCGCTTGACGGAGAGACAGTCGCGGTGGCAACCGTATCGGCGAGCCAGGTCCGATCGATCTTGCCGAAGGAGCTCTCGCATGCCCGAAGCTATGTGGGCGCTTCAGGTTAA
- a CDS encoding DUF1080 domain-containing protein, protein MSAWLSTALAAMSFGTPQPAQLPPGAIVLFNGTDTSAWRHRNTNEPFGWKVENGEMIVTAGKPDIMTKQEFGDFRLHLEFWLPLMADAKDQGRANSGVYSQGRYEIQILDNWNNKTYANGGIGAIYGQKDPDKDAIVPPEWWNTYDIVFRSARLDSAGKLLEKPRISVWHNGIRIHNNVEIQKSTTAGIEGPWVDKGPILIQNHGNPIHFRNIWIVPTSD, encoded by the coding sequence ATGTCTGCATGGTTGTCCACGGCGCTTGCCGCCATGTCGTTCGGAACGCCTCAGCCCGCACAGTTGCCGCCGGGGGCCATCGTTCTCTTCAATGGGACCGACACTTCGGCGTGGAGGCACCGCAATACGAACGAGCCGTTTGGATGGAAGGTCGAGAACGGCGAGATGATCGTCACAGCCGGAAAGCCGGACATCATGACGAAGCAGGAGTTTGGGGACTTTAGGCTGCATTTGGAGTTCTGGTTGCCTCTGATGGCCGACGCCAAGGACCAGGGCAGGGCGAACAGCGGGGTCTATAGCCAGGGCCGGTACGAGATTCAGATTTTGGACAATTGGAACAACAAAACCTACGCGAACGGCGGCATCGGGGCGATCTACGGACAGAAGGACCCCGACAAAGACGCGATTGTGCCGCCGGAGTGGTGGAACACCTACGATATTGTGTTCCGATCGGCCCGGCTGGACAGCGCTGGGAAGCTGCTTGAGAAGCCTCGCATCTCGGTCTGGCACAACGGCATTCGGATCCACAACAACGTGGAGATCCAGAAGTCCACGACGGCAGGGATCGAAGGTCCGTGGGTGGATAAGGGGCCGATCCTGATTCAGAACCACGGAAACCCCATCCACTTTCGAAACATCTGGATTGTGCCGACAAGCGACTAG